One stretch of Microbacterium terrae DNA includes these proteins:
- a CDS encoding DUF349 domain-containing protein, protein MTAEAAPTPDQTAAEPWGRVDDDGTVSVREGDAWRVVGQYPDGSTDEALAYFERKFADLAGEVGLLEVRHRRGGASAADLRAAARTVSGKLDGAAAVGDLAGLVARVTALTATLETETETETAAAKEAVDDAVRERTQIVEQAEALAARDPRTVQWKQASAEMTALFDRWQSQQQSGPRLPKSTAQALWKRFRDARAVVDKHRREFYAELDEAHKAVRDRKTRLVEKAESLATQGEDGIPAYRELLDQWKSAGRAGKKADDAMWARFKAAGDVLYSARGDRESAEAEASREKIVLKKELLVQAKAVADERDLAKARALLTSIQRQWDEIGRIFPRDAERSLDDDLRRVENSLRSREETDWKQNDPETKARANDMTRQLTDAIGKLEDEVAAAKKSGDAKAVARAQEALDARRAWLTALGG, encoded by the coding sequence GTGACTGCTGAAGCAGCCCCCACTCCCGACCAGACCGCCGCCGAGCCCTGGGGTCGTGTCGATGACGACGGCACCGTCTCGGTGCGCGAAGGCGACGCCTGGCGCGTCGTCGGCCAGTACCCCGACGGCTCGACCGACGAGGCTCTCGCCTACTTCGAGCGCAAGTTCGCCGACCTCGCCGGCGAGGTCGGACTGCTCGAGGTGCGTCACCGCCGCGGCGGTGCTTCGGCCGCAGACCTCCGTGCCGCCGCACGCACGGTCAGCGGCAAGCTCGACGGCGCCGCCGCCGTCGGCGATCTCGCCGGCCTGGTGGCCCGCGTCACCGCGCTGACCGCCACGCTCGAGACCGAGACCGAGACCGAGACCGCCGCCGCGAAGGAGGCCGTCGACGATGCCGTGCGTGAGCGCACGCAGATCGTCGAGCAGGCAGAGGCCCTCGCCGCACGCGATCCGCGCACCGTGCAGTGGAAGCAGGCGTCGGCCGAGATGACCGCGCTCTTCGACCGCTGGCAGTCGCAGCAGCAGTCGGGTCCCCGGCTTCCGAAGTCGACGGCCCAGGCGCTGTGGAAGCGATTCCGCGACGCGCGCGCCGTGGTCGACAAGCACCGGCGCGAGTTCTACGCCGAGCTCGACGAGGCGCACAAGGCCGTCCGCGATCGCAAGACGCGTCTGGTCGAGAAGGCCGAGTCGCTGGCGACCCAGGGCGAGGACGGCATCCCCGCGTACCGCGAACTGCTCGACCAGTGGAAGAGTGCCGGCCGCGCGGGCAAGAAGGCCGACGACGCCATGTGGGCGCGGTTCAAGGCAGCCGGCGACGTGCTGTACTCCGCCCGGGGTGATCGCGAGAGCGCCGAGGCCGAGGCGTCGCGTGAGAAGATCGTGCTGAAGAAGGAGCTTCTCGTCCAGGCGAAGGCCGTCGCCGACGAGCGCGACCTCGCCAAGGCGCGCGCGCTGCTCACGAGCATCCAGCGCCAGTGGGACGAGATCGGACGCATCTTCCCGCGTGACGCGGAGCGCTCCCTCGACGACGACCTGCGCCGGGTGGAGAACTCCCTGCGCAGTCGCGAGGAGACGGACTGGAAGCAGAACGACCCCGAGACCAAGGCACGCGCCAACGACATGACGCGACAGCTCACCGATGCGATCGGCAAGCTCGAGGACGAGGTCGCTGCGGCGAAGAAGTCCGGCGATGCGAAGGCCGTCGCCCGCGCTCAGGAGGCGCTCGACGCGCGTCGCGCCTGGCTCACGGCGCTCGGCGGCTGA